The following are encoded together in the Bradyrhizobium sp. CCGUVB1N3 genome:
- a CDS encoding histidinol-phosphate transaminase: MSDARLLSALSSLSHVAKQLDVAPPAPPALDANCVKLNMNENPFPLPPIVRQSAIAALEQHYLYPENENAGLREAAACVYGLSADQVIAGNGSSELLGLIYKAFLAPGDTVAMISPGFSFNRKLAMLHEAQFLEVGWGKTHSLPTHQLLFGPTRDAKFIVLANPNNPTGTFVPIADIERLVAQSDRLIVLDEAYVDFAPDNGLRLVNRYSNLLVLRTFSKSYATAGLRIGFGFGHPELIGRLRTMQNLFNMNVIGHAVGASIIAHRAAFEENHQRIMLARERTTIELSKLGFSVLPSHANFLLARVPGEHDGAWWQAALQGHNVLVAFFPENGLENFIRIAIGTDTQMDTFLSAVGDISRSSL, translated from the coding sequence ATGTCAGACGCAAGGCTGCTAAGCGCACTCTCGTCCCTCTCGCACGTGGCAAAACAGTTAGATGTTGCACCGCCTGCTCCGCCCGCGCTTGATGCTAATTGCGTCAAACTCAACATGAACGAGAACCCATTCCCGTTGCCGCCAATCGTCAGACAAAGCGCGATTGCCGCCCTTGAGCAGCATTATCTGTATCCGGAAAACGAGAACGCCGGCTTACGCGAGGCGGCGGCCTGTGTGTACGGCCTGTCCGCCGATCAGGTGATTGCTGGGAACGGATCGTCTGAACTTCTCGGTCTCATCTACAAAGCGTTCCTCGCTCCGGGCGACACCGTCGCGATGATATCGCCCGGATTTTCGTTCAACCGCAAGCTCGCCATGTTGCACGAAGCTCAATTTCTGGAGGTCGGGTGGGGTAAGACCCATTCCTTACCCACGCACCAACTGCTTTTCGGTCCCACCAGAGATGCCAAGTTCATCGTGCTGGCCAATCCGAACAATCCGACGGGAACGTTTGTTCCGATCGCCGATATCGAAAGGCTCGTAGCACAATCGGATCGACTGATCGTGCTCGACGAAGCGTATGTCGACTTTGCGCCCGATAACGGACTACGGCTCGTCAACCGCTATTCAAATCTTCTGGTACTGAGAACTTTTTCGAAAAGTTATGCCACCGCGGGCCTTCGCATCGGCTTCGGCTTCGGTCACCCCGAGCTCATCGGCAGGCTGCGTACCATGCAGAACCTCTTCAACATGAATGTGATTGGTCATGCGGTCGGTGCGAGCATCATTGCGCATCGGGCCGCCTTCGAGGAGAACCACCAACGTATTATGCTTGCAAGAGAGCGAACGACAATTGAGCTGTCCAAACTTGGGTTTTCGGTATTGCCTTCCCACGCCAATTTTTTGCTGGCTCGGGTGCCCGGCGAGCACGATGGCGCTTGGTGGCAAGCCGCATTGCAGGGCCACAACGTGCTTGTTGCATTCTTTCCTGAAAACGGTCTCGAAAATTTCATACGCATTGCAATCGGCACAGACACGCAAATGGATACGTTTCTTTCAGCGGTCGGT
- a CDS encoding PLP-dependent aspartate aminotransferase family protein — protein MEDLNDKEPGDTETLLCRLGRAPAEHAGMVNVPIYRGSTIVSETLEDWDIRNKDTPSYGRFGSPLSRALEAAVCKLEGGFRSILFPSGQSACTHSLLACLKAGDAILISDGVYAPVRAFADSVLARLQIEAQYFCPTRPSELAAKISANTRAIYLESPSSTTFEVQDVPALVAIAHQSGALVIMDNTWATPLYFRPFEHGVDISIQAATKYIVGHSDAFLGSCNCE, from the coding sequence ATGGAGGATCTGAACGACAAGGAGCCAGGAGACACAGAAACCCTACTTTGTCGCCTAGGTCGTGCGCCGGCCGAACATGCCGGGATGGTGAATGTGCCGATCTACCGCGGTTCTACCATTGTTTCGGAGACCTTGGAGGATTGGGATATCCGGAACAAAGACACTCCGAGCTACGGTCGCTTTGGCTCGCCCCTGTCTCGCGCGCTTGAAGCGGCCGTTTGCAAGTTAGAGGGTGGCTTCCGTTCGATTCTCTTCCCATCAGGGCAATCTGCTTGCACTCATTCGCTGCTTGCGTGTCTAAAGGCCGGCGACGCTATTCTGATCAGCGACGGCGTTTACGCGCCTGTGAGAGCCTTCGCGGACAGCGTTCTTGCGAGACTGCAGATCGAGGCACAGTATTTTTGTCCAACCCGCCCGTCAGAATTGGCGGCAAAGATCAGCGCAAATACACGGGCCATCTATCTGGAGTCGCCGTCGTCCACGACCTTCGAGGTTCAAGATGTGCCAGCACTCGTGGCCATTGCACATCAGTCGGGCGCGCTTGTGATCATGGACAATACCTGGGCGACACCTCTGTATTTCAGACCATTCGAGCATGGGGTCGATATATCGATCCAGGCCGCGACGAAGTATATCGTTGGCCATTCCGATGCATTTCTTGGCAGTTGCAACTGCGAATGA
- a CDS encoding PLP-dependent transferase has product MAIPMHFLAVATANEPAWPALKSTAHHFGEIGGPDDIYLALRGLRSLALRMKRHWENGLILAQSLQTHPAVDRVLHPALPDDPGHIIWKRDFLGASGLFGIVLKPMSREQLSVLFSSLRLFGIGLSWGGYESLALLVEPPKRTEASHAFAGPLIRVHAGLESPNELIADMHNALNAACNATDGIVRQEMSELISQCQVVS; this is encoded by the coding sequence TTGGCCATTCCGATGCATTTCTTGGCAGTTGCAACTGCGAATGAACCGGCATGGCCTGCACTGAAGTCTACTGCGCACCATTTCGGCGAAATTGGCGGACCAGATGACATTTATCTGGCTCTCCGGGGACTGCGTAGTCTGGCTTTGCGCATGAAGCGGCATTGGGAAAATGGCCTTATTCTGGCGCAAAGCCTGCAGACACATCCAGCTGTCGACCGGGTGTTGCACCCGGCCCTTCCCGACGATCCCGGCCATATCATTTGGAAAAGGGATTTTCTGGGCGCCAGTGGACTCTTCGGGATTGTTCTGAAGCCTATGTCACGGGAACAACTTTCGGTTCTCTTCAGTAGCCTGCGCCTCTTTGGGATTGGTCTGTCCTGGGGCGGGTACGAAAGTCTCGCTCTGCTTGTCGAGCCACCAAAGCGAACGGAAGCCTCGCACGCGTTCGCAGGACCGCTGATTCGCGTACACGCGGGCCTGGAGAGTCCCAACGAGTTGATCGCGGACATGCACAACGCACTGAACGCCGCCTGCAACGCAACTGATGGCATTGTGCGCCAGGAAATGAGCGAACTCATCAGTCAATGCCAAGTAGTCAGTTAG
- a CDS encoding LysR family transcriptional regulator, giving the protein MELRTLRAFVEVVRQGGFSKAGKVVFATQSTVSKAVRQLEDEIGVPLLDRIGHRSRLTAAGEIVYRRAIRILMERDDLISELGDLRGLECGILKLGLPPVGSGTLFAKLFAIYRERYPGVDIRLVEYGSERLEEVLLSGEIELAASLLPVSEGFEWQDVKREPLTVVLPVNHELSGCRSLDLPALRDLPLILFETGFALNRVILDACQRHGFEPRVVARSSQVDFIVELAATGMGAAFLPRMIAEQRKHLSIARVPLDEADMDWHIAMIWRRGAYLSHAAKAWLDLVARTRGDHHASSD; this is encoded by the coding sequence ATGGAGCTTCGGACATTACGTGCTTTCGTCGAGGTCGTACGGCAAGGCGGGTTTTCCAAGGCCGGCAAAGTCGTATTCGCGACTCAGTCCACGGTCAGCAAAGCGGTCAGGCAGCTTGAGGATGAGATTGGCGTACCGCTACTTGATCGGATCGGCCATCGCAGCAGGCTTACCGCCGCCGGCGAAATTGTTTACCGCCGTGCGATCAGGATTCTGATGGAGCGGGACGATCTGATTTCAGAACTGGGCGATCTGCGCGGCCTTGAATGCGGCATTCTCAAGCTCGGTCTGCCACCGGTGGGTAGCGGTACGCTGTTCGCAAAGCTATTTGCGATCTACCGCGAACGTTATCCAGGCGTCGATATCCGGCTCGTGGAGTACGGAAGCGAGCGGCTTGAGGAGGTTTTGCTATCGGGGGAGATCGAACTTGCGGCCTCGCTTCTCCCGGTGTCAGAAGGCTTTGAGTGGCAGGACGTCAAGCGCGAGCCCCTTACTGTCGTGCTACCGGTGAATCACGAGCTTTCGGGGTGCCGATCCCTTGATCTTCCGGCATTGCGGGATCTACCGCTCATTCTCTTCGAAACCGGATTTGCATTGAACCGCGTGATTTTAGACGCGTGTCAACGGCACGGTTTTGAGCCGCGAGTCGTCGCGCGTAGCAGCCAGGTTGATTTTATCGTCGAACTTGCTGCGACGGGTATGGGGGCCGCTTTTCTGCCACGGATGATCGCGGAACAACGCAAACATCTGTCGATCGCCAGGGTGCCGCTCGATGAAGCTGATATGGACTGGCACATTGCAATGATTTGGCGCCGCGGTGCTTATCTGTCACATGCCGCGAAGGCGTGGCTAGATCTGGTGGCTCGCACGCGAGGAGACCATCATGCCAGTAGCGACTGA
- a CDS encoding MerR family transcriptional regulator yields MTRPTVLRRRWRRIGELADATGVTVRTLRHYEHTGLLAASQRTCGGHRIYDCESLRRVYHILALRELGFSLREIRKAMDGRTSLPDLLSEQLERAELQVARATKLRDRLRNITKNTESDVSVDELPARLDAMSRESCGQPRRRARAPDDADR; encoded by the coding sequence ATGACCAGACCTACAGTACTCAGGCGTCGATGGCGACGCATCGGTGAACTTGCGGATGCGACCGGCGTGACGGTGCGCACTCTGCGTCACTATGAGCACACGGGATTGCTGGCCGCCTCGCAGCGCACGTGCGGTGGTCACCGGATCTACGATTGTGAAAGCCTCAGAAGAGTTTATCACATTCTGGCGCTTCGTGAGCTCGGATTTTCTCTTCGAGAGATTCGCAAGGCAATGGACGGCAGAACTTCGCTTCCTGACTTATTGAGCGAGCAATTGGAGCGAGCGGAGCTCCAGGTCGCGCGTGCGACAAAGTTGCGCGATCGTTTACGCAACATCACGAAGAATACGGAATCGGATGTCAGTGTAGACGAGCTACCTGCTCGCCTTGATGCAATGTCGCGAGAGAGCTGTGGTCAGCCGCGCCGGCGAGCACGCGCTCCCGATGATGCGGATCGATAG
- a CDS encoding branched-chain amino acid ABC transporter substrate-binding protein codes for MAFLRTSSFAGAAVLAFVLVSGASADDVYVAVAGPMTGSNAAVGAQMLYGAGAAVDDLNSSGLLPELKIRLTVADDACDPKQAVAVANRLAADQVRLVVGHHCSSSSIPASDVYAEAGIIQISPGSTNPQLTERGLRTVFRICGRDDQQGVVAANYILRHHSKSKIAVLDDKSTAGKGVADVVASRLHDAGLQNIMRQSYMAGEKDYTALVSRMKREGIEIAFIGGYYAEIGLIVRQAADAHAHLTVMANDPLMTGEFWAIANSAANGTLFTFMLDATKNAEAADVVARLKATKRTAEGYTLYAYAAVQAWALAVRRAGSFNALRVAKALRSQEAETVIGHVRFDAKGDNSSAGFVVNRWRDNTIERVE; via the coding sequence ATGGCATTCCTTCGCACGAGTTCATTTGCCGGTGCAGCGGTCCTTGCTTTCGTGCTGGTCTCCGGCGCCTCCGCTGACGATGTTTACGTTGCAGTGGCCGGACCTATGACAGGCAGCAACGCTGCGGTTGGTGCTCAGATGCTTTACGGCGCAGGTGCGGCCGTGGATGATTTGAACTCTTCCGGATTGCTTCCAGAACTCAAGATTAGATTGACTGTCGCCGACGACGCTTGCGATCCGAAGCAGGCCGTTGCGGTAGCCAATCGGCTGGCGGCTGATCAGGTTAGGTTGGTTGTTGGCCACCATTGTTCTTCTTCCTCAATTCCCGCTTCCGACGTTTACGCTGAAGCCGGAATTATTCAGATTTCGCCCGGATCAACCAATCCTCAGCTGACCGAGCGAGGTCTGCGAACGGTTTTTCGGATCTGTGGCCGTGACGACCAGCAAGGTGTAGTGGCGGCTAACTATATCTTGCGGCACCACTCCAAGAGCAAGATTGCCGTCCTCGATGACAAGAGCACAGCTGGCAAGGGCGTTGCAGATGTCGTTGCGTCTCGTCTTCATGATGCGGGTCTGCAGAATATCATGCGGCAAAGCTATATGGCCGGCGAGAAAGATTACACCGCGCTGGTATCAAGAATGAAGAGGGAGGGTATCGAAATCGCCTTTATTGGTGGCTACTACGCCGAAATCGGCCTTATTGTACGCCAAGCCGCAGACGCACACGCTCATCTCACGGTCATGGCTAACGACCCGCTGATGACGGGCGAATTCTGGGCGATTGCGAACAGTGCGGCAAATGGCACTCTCTTCACATTCATGCTCGATGCCACCAAAAACGCGGAGGCGGCCGACGTCGTAGCCAGATTGAAAGCAACAAAACGAACTGCGGAAGGCTATACGCTTTACGCTTATGCCGCTGTACAGGCGTGGGCTCTTGCGGTGAGGCGCGCTGGCTCTTTCAACGCTCTGCGCGTTGCGAAAGCGCTTCGTTCGCAAGAAGCTGAAACCGTGATTGGCCACGTGCGGTTTGATGCGAAAGGCGACAATTCATCTGCCGGTTTCGTCGTCAATCGCTGGCGCGACAACACGATAGAGAGGGTCGAGTAG
- a CDS encoding LysR family transcriptional regulator: MRFRGLDLNLLVALDALMTERNLTAAARSINLSQPAMSAAVGRLRAYFKDDLFTMKGRELIPTPRAEALAAPTREALLHIQFSITSRDTFKPSESERRFRISLSDFATVVWFRHVVERVARDAPGVRFELMPLANPFDHPLQRAEIDFLIVPELYMSDAHPKATLFDETLVCVGCRSNKHLSRELTFERYMSLGHVAVKFGSNRVPSIDEWFMQEHGIKRRVEVVVQSFSMIPPMLLGTNRIATMPLTLVKYFAKAMPLQITKLPLPLPGFTEAVQWPSLHNTDPASIWMREVLLQEARRLVSPRAKTRLRDLPNHSSQAKDTAVDASE, from the coding sequence ATGCGTTTCCGAGGGCTTGATCTTAATCTCCTCGTCGCGCTCGATGCTCTGATGACCGAGCGCAACCTCACGGCAGCGGCACGCAGCATCAACTTGAGCCAGCCGGCCATGAGCGCGGCGGTTGGCCGCCTACGCGCGTATTTCAAAGACGACCTCTTCACGATGAAGGGCCGCGAACTTATTCCGACTCCACGTGCGGAAGCCCTCGCGGCTCCCACTCGCGAGGCACTACTTCACATCCAGTTCTCCATTACCTCCAGGGATACATTCAAACCGAGCGAGTCTGAACGGCGCTTTAGGATCAGCCTGTCTGACTTTGCTACGGTCGTGTGGTTTCGACATGTCGTGGAACGTGTCGCACGAGATGCGCCCGGCGTCAGATTCGAGTTAATGCCTCTCGCGAATCCGTTCGATCACCCTCTCCAACGCGCCGAAATCGATTTTCTTATCGTGCCCGAGCTGTACATGTCGGACGCGCACCCCAAGGCGACCCTTTTTGACGAGACACTCGTTTGCGTCGGCTGCCGCTCGAACAAGCACCTATCGCGGGAGCTTACATTCGAGAGGTACATGTCATTGGGGCATGTCGCGGTCAAGTTCGGGAGCAATCGAGTGCCTTCCATAGACGAATGGTTTATGCAAGAGCACGGCATCAAGAGACGCGTTGAGGTCGTCGTGCAAAGCTTCAGCATGATCCCTCCCATGTTACTTGGAACCAACCGAATAGCGACGATGCCCCTGACGCTCGTGAAGTATTTCGCTAAGGCGATGCCGCTGCAGATCACTAAACTCCCGCTACCGCTTCCGGGCTTTACCGAGGCCGTCCAATGGCCTTCCCTTCACAATACTGATCCGGCAAGCATATGGATGCGTGAGGTTTTGTTGCAGGAGGCAAGGCGCCTGGTCTCTCCCCGCGCCAAGACACGCCTACGGGATCTTCCGAACCACTCTTCGCAAGCTAAAGACACAGCGGTAGATGCTTCGGAATGA
- a CDS encoding NodA family N-acyltransferase: protein MRPQLQWRTCWENDLQLADHVQISEFFRSAYGPTGAFNAKPFEGNRSWAGARPELRVVGYDDRGVAAHIGALRRFIKVGEIDLLVAELGLYAVRPDLEGLGISHSMRVMYPVLQELGVPFGFGTVRHELKEHIFRLLGRPGMATIVPGIRVRSTLPDIYADLPPTRVDDALLVVFPIARSMSEWPTGTVIERNGPEL from the coding sequence ATGCGCCCTCAACTCCAGTGGAGGACGTGCTGGGAAAATGACTTACAACTCGCCGACCACGTCCAAATCTCCGAGTTCTTTCGAAGCGCCTACGGGCCGACCGGGGCGTTCAACGCAAAACCGTTTGAAGGCAATCGAAGCTGGGCCGGGGCGAGACCGGAGCTCCGGGTAGTTGGCTACGATGATCGCGGCGTGGCGGCTCATATCGGCGCATTGCGCCGGTTCATCAAAGTCGGTGAAATCGATCTGTTGGTGGCCGAACTTGGATTGTACGCGGTACGTCCGGATCTCGAAGGACTCGGAATCAGTCATTCCATGCGAGTGATGTATCCCGTGTTGCAGGAGCTCGGCGTCCCCTTCGGCTTCGGTACGGTTCGACATGAACTCAAAGAGCATATTTTTAGGCTGCTCGGCCGCCCAGGAATGGCGACAATCGTTCCGGGCATTCGCGTGCGATCAACTCTTCCGGATATCTATGCCGACCTGCCCCCAACTCGGGTCGATGACGCGCTGCTTGTAGTGTTCCCTATAGCGCGGTCGATGAGCGAGTGGCCCACCGGCACAGTCATCGAGCGTAATGGGCCAGAGCTGTGA
- the nodB gene encoding chitooligosaccharide deacetylase NodB gives MSCFFEAHSKRLTDTVRHSVHLTFDDGPNPYCTPDILDVLAEHRAPATFCVIGTYAANEPKLIRRMIAEGHEVANHTMTHPDLSRCDPDEVQFEIMTASCAIRSACPQASVRRVRAPYGIWTEAVLAKSEKAGLNALHWSVDPRDWSCPGVDTIVETVLASVRPGAIVLLHDGCPPDEVGRGIHAGLRHQTVKALSQLIPALHDRGFAIRPLPQTH, from the coding sequence ATCAGTTGCTTCTTCGAAGCGCACAGCAAGCGCCTCACGGACACCGTTCGCCATAGCGTCCATCTGACGTTCGATGACGGGCCGAATCCATACTGCACGCCGGACATTCTTGATGTGCTGGCGGAGCACCGCGCGCCGGCGACGTTCTGCGTCATTGGCACGTACGCGGCGAATGAGCCAAAGCTGATTCGTCGGATGATCGCGGAAGGGCACGAGGTCGCGAACCACACGATGACACATCCGGATCTGTCCAGATGCGACCCCGACGAAGTGCAGTTTGAAATAATGACCGCGAGTTGCGCCATCAGGAGCGCATGCCCTCAGGCCTCGGTGCGACGCGTGCGCGCGCCGTATGGCATTTGGACCGAAGCAGTGCTGGCCAAGTCAGAGAAGGCCGGACTTAACGCTCTCCACTGGTCAGTGGACCCGCGCGACTGGTCCTGTCCCGGCGTGGATACGATCGTCGAAACAGTGTTAGCCTCTGTCCGCCCTGGTGCGATCGTTCTCTTGCATGATGGATGCCCGCCCGACGAGGTGGGACGGGGCATTCATGCCGGTCTGCGCCACCAGACGGTGAAGGCACTCTCCCAACTTATTCCAGCCTTGCACGATCGCGGTTTCGCGATCCGCCCGCTTCCGCAAACTCATTGA
- the nodC gene encoding chitooligosaccharide synthase NodC — MNLLATTSTVVVSSYALLSAVYKSVQAFHASPTRVSSVSSDGGDPEPMPSVDVIVPCFNEDPRTLSACLESIASQDYVGQLRVYVVDDGSGNREDVAPVHHAYAYDSRFNFILLRKNVGKRKAQIAAIRRSSGDLVLNVDSDTILATDVVRKLALRMQDDEIGAAMGQLTASNRSATWLTRLIDMEYWLACNEERAAQARFGAVMCCCGPCAMYRRSALDLLLDQYEAQFFRGKPSDFGEDRHLTILMLKAGFRTEYVPDAYAATVVPDRVGPYLRQQLRWARSTFRDTLLAVHLLPGLDRYLTLDVIGQNVGPLLLALSVVTGIAQLALTATVPWWTVLIVASMTMVRCGVAALRARQLRFFAFALHTPINIFLLLPVKAYALCTLSNSDWLSRKPAKAESQPEPIRPSGSAVPIRSSCRPTSSDTTALAAASDAD; from the coding sequence ATGAACCTTCTTGCCACAACCAGTACTGTTGTCGTCTCGTCTTATGCGTTGCTCTCTGCGGTCTACAAGTCCGTGCAGGCGTTCCATGCCTCGCCGACACGAGTGTCGTCGGTGTCATCGGATGGGGGCGACCCTGAACCGATGCCCAGCGTGGATGTAATCGTGCCCTGCTTCAACGAGGACCCGCGCACGCTGTCGGCATGCCTAGAATCCATCGCGAGCCAAGACTACGTCGGGCAGCTACGCGTCTACGTGGTCGATGACGGTTCTGGAAATCGCGAGGATGTGGCACCCGTCCATCATGCCTATGCGTACGATTCAAGGTTCAATTTTATTCTCCTGCGAAAGAACGTTGGAAAACGGAAAGCACAGATTGCCGCGATCCGCCGGTCATCCGGAGATCTGGTCCTCAACGTTGATTCGGACACGATACTTGCGACCGATGTGGTCAGGAAGCTTGCACTGAGAATGCAGGATGATGAGATCGGTGCTGCCATGGGGCAGCTGACGGCGAGCAACCGGAGCGCCACTTGGTTAACTCGGTTGATCGACATGGAGTACTGGTTGGCGTGCAACGAAGAGCGCGCAGCTCAAGCTCGTTTCGGCGCGGTCATGTGCTGCTGCGGTCCATGTGCCATGTACCGACGATCAGCTCTCGATCTGCTGCTGGATCAGTACGAGGCGCAATTCTTCCGAGGAAAGCCGAGCGATTTTGGTGAGGATCGCCATCTCACGATTCTTATGCTGAAAGCTGGATTTCGAACTGAGTACGTTCCGGACGCGTACGCCGCAACAGTCGTTCCAGATAGGGTAGGGCCGTATCTGCGCCAACAGCTTCGCTGGGCCCGCAGCACTTTCCGAGATACGCTGCTTGCGGTGCACCTTTTGCCTGGTCTGGATCGATACCTGACATTGGACGTTATCGGGCAAAACGTCGGCCCGCTTCTTCTGGCGCTTTCGGTGGTAACGGGCATTGCGCAGCTCGCACTTACGGCCACTGTGCCATGGTGGACAGTTCTGATAGTCGCATCAATGACCATGGTGAGATGCGGCGTAGCTGCCTTGCGTGCTCGTCAACTGCGATTCTTCGCTTTTGCTCTGCACACGCCCATCAATATCTTTCTGCTACTTCCGGTAAAGGCCTATGCGTTGTGTACGCTAAGCAATAGCGATTGGCTCTCACGCAAGCCAGCCAAGGCAGAGTCCCAACCAGAGCCGATCCGGCCTTCGGGATCCGCAGTTCCGATTCGCAGCTCGTGCCGCCCAACTAGCAGTGACACGACCGCACTTGCAGCGGCGAGCGATGCGGACTGA
- the nodS gene encoding nodulation methyltransferase NodS — protein sequence MNPDNSYQSLERELTADDPWRLDGNPFERERHTQMLRLSLSNGFIANALEVGCAAGAFTEKLAPHCGRLTVVDVVPRAIGRASQRTKRWSHITWIVSDIQRFSRTERFDLIVVAEVLYYLRDIAEMRTAIGNLVGMLAPNGHLVFGSARDATCRGWGHAAGAETIIAMLNETLVEVERVQCQGKSANEDCLLACFRNSVFPSI from the coding sequence ATGAACCCGGATAACAGTTATCAATCGTTAGAACGAGAATTAACGGCCGATGATCCATGGCGGCTGGACGGCAATCCGTTCGAGCGAGAGCGTCATACGCAAATGCTCCGGCTCTCGCTTTCCAACGGCTTCATTGCGAATGCGCTCGAGGTCGGGTGCGCAGCCGGCGCATTCACGGAGAAGCTGGCGCCCCACTGCGGACGACTTACAGTCGTCGACGTCGTGCCGCGAGCGATCGGTCGGGCGAGTCAACGGACGAAGCGATGGTCGCACATCACATGGATAGTCTCTGACATTCAGCGGTTCTCTCGAACGGAACGGTTCGACTTGATCGTGGTGGCGGAAGTGCTCTACTACCTCCGCGATATTGCCGAGATGCGTACGGCGATCGGCAATTTGGTGGGAATGCTTGCGCCGAATGGTCATCTGGTTTTCGGATCAGCTCGTGATGCCACCTGCCGCGGCTGGGGACATGCTGCCGGCGCCGAAACGATCATCGCAATGTTGAACGAAACATTGGTCGAGGTCGAACGGGTGCAATGTCAGGGCAAGTCGGCCAACGAAGACTGCTTGCTCGCTTGTTTTCGGAATTCGGTCTTCCCTTCCATCTAA